A segment of the Nostoc sp. TCL26-01 genome:
AGTAATTTAATTAAATCAATACGACTCTAAGTAAATACTGTTTTCATACTATTAATGATTTTGTTTTTTATGGCTTCTGGCAAATGATAGAAGCATTTTTGTCACTTTACTGATAAATGAGTTGTCATGGGTCATTGGTGATTGGTAATTGGTCATTCGTGGTGAGTTCCATGTTTCTCAAAGCATTCTTTTATACATATTATTTTTCGTTAAACATCTTCCATGAGATAGATTTATGTTTCTTTATTTTAAATTCATAAAACTTCATGATCCCTAGAATCTTGATGAAGATTACGTAAATATACCGTAAAATACGGGGTTTTTGATGAGGCTGCGTTTATATTCTGAGTGAGATTCAGTAATAATACCCCTATAACTAGGCATTCGGCTAGAGAACGTACCATGTATCAAACAGAATTAGAAAGCGTCTTGCAAGGTACTACTTATAACATTTGGGAATTAACAGCCAATCCTCATCCCTCCGTAAAGTCTAAATTCAAACGATGCTTGGATATTGTAGGGAGTTTAGTAGGACTGCTAATTCTAGCTATTTTGTTCATACCTATTGCGATCGCTGTTAAGCTAGACAGTCCAGGGCCTATTTTCTTCTCTCAAGAACGTTATGGACTCCAGGGACGCACATTCCACATCTGGAAATTCCGTTCAATGGTGAGTGATGCAGAGAGACTCAAATCTCTGGTAGAGAACGAAGCAGATGGTCTAATTTTTAAAAATAAGCATGATTTTCGTGTCACCAGAGTAGGACGCTTTTTGCGTAGCACTAGTCTAGATGAACTACCACAATTTTGGAACATCTTCATGGGTGACATGAGTTTAGTAGGTACACGTCCCCCCACTGCTGACGAAGTAGCTAAGTACAACCCTCGTCACTGGCAAAGACTCAACGTCAAGCCTGGTTTAACTGGCGAATGGCAAGTCAACGGACGTTCTCACATCAAAGATTTTGAACAAATAGTTGATTTAGACTTACGTTATCAGAGTAACTGGCATCCACTATACGATTTACAGTTGATTGGTAGAACGATTTACGTCATCATGGGCAGAGTCGGAGCTTTTTAACTCAAGCAACATCTTGAGGAAGTGAAGACATAATCAAGCTTTCACCTATCCCTTGTTCCCTATTTCTTGACCATAAATAACAGTTAATGGATAATTATCTCTCTATTTCCAAAATAATTGCCCATTAGATGTTATTCAACCCCGCCCATTTTGGCAAAAGCTAAAATCAGGTGGGGTTTTTCAATTATTTATCGCCCAATACGGTTCAGTTTTGAGGATTATGCCGCAATTTTATTCATCTTCTCAGAACCTTGCTGCAAAGTTTCTGTGATTTTATGAGCCGGAGATGGGATACCGAAGTAAAATCCCTGGACTTCGTGACAGCCGCGCTTTTGTAAATAGTCAAGCTGTTGTTGTGTTTCTACACCTTCTGCTGTAATTTTTAACTGGAGGCTCTTGGCCAGGGCAATAATGGCATCAGTCACGGCCCCACTATCAGGATTAGTCACCACATCCATGATAAATGACCGATCAATTTTTAACATATTTACTGGGAAGCGCTTGAGATAATTGAGAGAAGAATAGCCAGTACCAAAGTCATCCAAGGCTAACCATATACCCAATGCTCTTAATTCTTTCAAAGTGGTAACAGAACGCTGAATATCAGTCATCAAGAAACTTTCAGTTACTTCCAGTTCTAAATAAGATGAGTGCAAATCTGTTTCTTTTAAAATTTGGCCGACAAGTTTGACTAAATCTGGTTTTTCAAATTGTCGAGCTGATAGATTTACCGACATTCGGATGGGTGCAAATCCGGCAAGTTGCCAAGCACGGTTTTGATTGCAAGCAGTTCTTAATACCCATTCACCGATTTGCACAATTAAACCATTCGCTTCAGCAATGGGAATAAACTTAGCAGGAGAAATCAAACCTCGTGTAGGATGTTGCCAGCGTACTAGTGCTTCCATTGCTGTCATTTGTCCACTGGATAAATCAATAATTGGTTGATAATAAACTATGAATTCATTTCGTTCTAGCGCTCCATATAAATCATTTTCTAAGGTCAATCGCTCTTGCAGTTGTTCATTAATATCTGATGAATAAAACTGGTATTGATTTCGCCCTTTTTGCTTGGCTTGATACAAAGCTATATGGGCTTGTTGTAAGAGGTGATCTACATGATTGAGACTATTGAGTTCATCAATTGTAATTCCTATGCTAGCCGTGATATGAATTTGATGACCTTGGATAGAAAAGGGTTTAGCCAAGGTACTCAAGAGCAACTGCGATAGCTTAATGACATTTTCAAAAGAAGGTATTTCTACACGAGCGATCGCAAATTCATCCCCACTGCTATAAGCTAAAATATCTGCCTGTGCCATGCAGGTTTGTAAACGCTGGGCTACACTTCTTAAAAGTAGACTAACCTGCTGATGCTCAATCGCATGACTGATGTCGGTAAAATCATCAATACCCAATACCATGACGGCTACCATGCGTTGACTATTTGGCGATGAAGATATAGTTTGATAGAGGCGTGTACAGAATAGCTCTCGATTGGGTAATCCTGTGAGTTCGTCGTAATGGCTAATATAATCAATCAATTCGTCTAATTTATGTAGAGTTTGTGACGTATCTGCCATCAGCGTCCCGGCTTCATCCACAAATTCTGTCGGTAGTTGGGGTAAGGTTTTGGTGTCGAGGTATTCTCGCAAAGCGGCGGATGTCAATTTGACGGGAACAAGCAGATGGTGGAGTGCATAGAGGGTAGCAGCTGTACCAATTAATGTAGCTAAGAGTGCAGTTACTAAAACCTTAATTGCCATTTCCCAAGAATAGGAATTAGAGATGACAAAACTAAACAGCAAGCTTAATAGTGGTATGTGAGTACCCAAAAATGCCACCAACATGATTTTGGCGGTGTAACTTTTGTGCAGAAATTTAAAATGAGCTAAAAATGAATAGAGATAGAGGTTCTGAGTCAACTGCATGGCTTTTGGATAAGAGTGTGGAAAATGACAAACTGGCGATATTGCCCATCCTGGACAAAAACAAAGCTAAAAAATCGACCTCAACTAAGTCATATATAATACTGCCCTAATTTAATATCAAACTCATAGACTTTTAGTTATAGATTCTGTAAAATAGCGTTTGCAGCCATATTGAGGGTTAAAATCTTTGGCTGTACAATTACTGGTAAAACTATATTTTTTTTGTAAAAATACAATGAGATATTTTTTGAGTACAGGCTATTGCTCAAATATCCATCAAAGTTGGTGACATATTTGCGTTGTCAGCGCCAACTTACCTATGCGTCTGTACTCAAACTGAATGAAGATTGAGTTAAAGGTAAAATTTTGGCAAAGATGTAATTACTGCGACAGGCAAAACCAATTACCTTACCTGATAGTAACTCTGAACCAGAGCCAGATATTGCGATCGTCCAACGTTTGGGGCGAGATTACAAAGAACATCATCCTTACCCCGAAAATATTTTTTGGCTAATTGAGTATTCAGACTCCAGCCTGACTAAAGATTTAGCAGTGAAAACCAAGATTTATGCGATCGCAGGTATTCCAGAATATTGGGTGATAAATTTGCAAACAATGCAACTCATCATCTTTCGAGTACCAACGGAGGCAGGTTATCAATCAAAGGAAATACTCACCCAAGGTATTATTAACCCCTTAGCATTTCCTGATATTGCAGTTTCTATTCAGGAATTGCTGAGGAATTAAATCATTACTTAAATCCATTGTATAGGAGCTACTTGATAATAATTTTGTAACAGCTTATATAATTTTGGATGCTTCTCTAATAATGACTCTGGCTTCTCAAAAAATGTCTCAGTTGCCACAGCAAAAAATTCTGCGGGATTAGTTGCACCGTAACTATCAATTACAGTCTCTATACCTTGGTGAACATCATTGCAGAGTTGTTGATATTCTGCTGTCATCACTCTAGCCCAAATAGAATAATCTGATTTTCTCGGCAAGATTGGCACACCCTCGGCTTTACCATCTTCTTGATCGGGAGCATCCACTTTTGGAAGATATACAGGTTCTGGGAGAATATAACAACAGATAAAACAGTGTGGATGACTTACCATGAACCAGGATAAACAAGAAAGAATCAAAGCCTGTTTACAAGAATTGTCAACACTACTGTATGAAGAAGCAGATAAAAGTAAGCTGACAGACCTCGAAAGTATAGAAAAAACAGTTCGGAGTCAAATATTAGAACTAGTCAGTCCAGAAATAGCCCTTTTTTTATCGAACAAAAAACTGGAACAAAAGTAGGTAAAACCAGGAAAATTAAAAGCTTAGTGGGGGAACTGACTCTTAAAGCCAAACAGTTACAGAAACTGGGTTTGAAGCCAAGAACCCGGTTAAGTCCATTACTTCAAAAGTGTTGTTTAAGGCTGTCAGCTAACGAATCATACCAAAAAGCAGAAATTGAAGTTGAGGCATTGACAGGAGTCAAAGTGGGTCACTCAACGCAA
Coding sequences within it:
- a CDS encoding sugar transferase gives rise to the protein MYQTELESVLQGTTYNIWELTANPHPSVKSKFKRCLDIVGSLVGLLILAILFIPIAIAVKLDSPGPIFFSQERYGLQGRTFHIWKFRSMVSDAERLKSLVENEADGLIFKNKHDFRVTRVGRFLRSTSLDELPQFWNIFMGDMSLVGTRPPTADEVAKYNPRHWQRLNVKPGLTGEWQVNGRSHIKDFEQIVDLDLRYQSNWHPLYDLQLIGRTIYVIMGRVGAF
- a CDS encoding bifunctional diguanylate cyclase/phosphodiesterase; this translates as MQLTQNLYLYSFLAHFKFLHKSYTAKIMLVAFLGTHIPLLSLLFSFVISNSYSWEMAIKVLVTALLATLIGTAATLYALHHLLVPVKLTSAALREYLDTKTLPQLPTEFVDEAGTLMADTSQTLHKLDELIDYISHYDELTGLPNRELFCTRLYQTISSSPNSQRMVAVMVLGIDDFTDISHAIEHQQVSLLLRSVAQRLQTCMAQADILAYSSGDEFAIARVEIPSFENVIKLSQLLLSTLAKPFSIQGHQIHITASIGITIDELNSLNHVDHLLQQAHIALYQAKQKGRNQYQFYSSDINEQLQERLTLENDLYGALERNEFIVYYQPIIDLSSGQMTAMEALVRWQHPTRGLISPAKFIPIAEANGLIVQIGEWVLRTACNQNRAWQLAGFAPIRMSVNLSARQFEKPDLVKLVGQILKETDLHSSYLELEVTESFLMTDIQRSVTTLKELRALGIWLALDDFGTGYSSLNYLKRFPVNMLKIDRSFIMDVVTNPDSGAVTDAIIALAKSLQLKITAEGVETQQQLDYLQKRGCHEVQGFYFGIPSPAHKITETLQQGSEKMNKIAA